The [Bacillus] selenitireducens MLS10 genome includes a region encoding these proteins:
- a CDS encoding IS3 family transposase (programmed frameshift) produces MTTRKRRSFTKEFKEQIVQLHQAGKPRSELIKEYELTPSAFDKWVRQYQGSGSFKEKDNRTSVEEELLQLKKENKQLTMENDIFKASRADHRTKVNVIKANRYKYSVSAMCDVLQIARSSFYYESKRQNESEQEELTELIVSIFMKSRKIYGQRKIKAELKRAGWTVSRRRIKRIMAEQGLVSKYTVAQFKPSKSSCNESETGNTLDRKFDQDDELSVVVSDLTYVRVNKAWHYICVLVDLYNREIIGFSAGPHKTAELVQTAFASVPYNLNRIEIFHTDRGTEFKNHLIDQALDTFGITRSLSDKGTPYDNAVAEATFKTIKIEFVRGAVFSSQQELDLELFDYVNWFNNIRIHGSLDYLSPAEYKSTGP; encoded by the exons ATGACAACTCGCAAACGGAGAAGTTTCACAAAGGAATTCAAAGAACAGATCGTGCAACTGCATCAAGCTGGCAAGCCCCGATCCGAACTCATCAAAGAATACGAGCTGACGCCTTCTGCCTTTGATAAATGGGTTAGGCAATACCAGGGTAGTGGATCTTTCAAGGAAAAGGATAACCGTACGTCTGTTGAAGAAGAGCTGTTACAGCTCAAGAAAGAAAATAAACAGCTGACCATGGAAAATGATATTT TTAAAGCAAGCCGCGCTGATCATAGGACGAAAGTAAATGTAATCAAGGCTAATCGTTACAAATACTCGGTATCAGCAATGTGCGACGTCCTACAAATTGCAAGAAGCTCATTCTATTACGAATCCAAACGGCAAAATGAATCAGAGCAAGAAGAACTGACAGAATTGATCGTAAGCATTTTCATGAAGAGTCGTAAGATCTATGGTCAACGGAAGATCAAAGCTGAATTGAAAAGAGCTGGATGGACGGTGTCGAGACGCCGTATCAAGCGGATCATGGCTGAACAGGGTTTGGTATCAAAGTATACCGTAGCTCAATTTAAACCTTCAAAATCTAGCTGCAATGAATCCGAAACAGGCAACACACTGGACCGGAAGTTTGATCAGGACGACGAATTAAGCGTTGTTGTCAGCGATTTAACGTATGTCCGCGTGAACAAAGCATGGCATTATATTTGTGTATTAGTCGATTTATATAATCGTGAGATTATTGGGTTCAGCGCCGGGCCTCATAAAACCGCTGAATTAGTTCAAACTGCCTTTGCATCCGTCCCCTACAATCTAAATCGGATCGAGATCTTTCATACAGACAGAGGCACTGAGTTTAAAAATCACCTGATCGACCAGGCACTCGATACCTTCGGTATTACCAGATCATTGAGTGACAAAGGAACGCCCTATGACAATGCCGTAGCTGAAGCCACATTCAAGACCATCAAGATCGAATTCGTTCGTGGTGCGGTTTTTTCTAGCCAACAAGAACTTGATCTTGAACTTTTTGATTATGTGAACTGGTTCAACAATATTCGAATTCACGGATCATTGGATTATTTATCACCAGCTGAATACAAGTCAACGGGACCTTAA
- a CDS encoding S-layer homology domain-containing protein — MKNLANTPITFEALRDFISVERNYWSPYEELNIESGESITFKNDLSRSINLHYKSGLSRYQYAIYDTSNNLVSSSNSRSYNISNLHPGYTINLTNISNNRITFEHLRYDEFIQEKVKGFHDVSGNYRFHDEIIYLADQGVISGYLNGNFGPDDTVTRAAAATMIGRALDLDGTQRHTDFPDVRDGNNASGYIQAAADLGIIQGFPDGTFRPNDRVTRGQMAIFIARAYNLDTEAEMDFSDMAPHMAAYDSVAKILSVNITQGFPDGTFRPDNSVTRGQFSAFLSRTINEDFR, encoded by the coding sequence GTGAAAAATTTGGCCAACACACCGATTACATTCGAGGCACTGCGCGATTTTATCAGCGTCGAACGGAATTACTGGAGCCCCTATGAGGAGTTGAACATAGAATCAGGCGAATCCATTACGTTTAAAAATGATTTAAGTCGATCAATTAACCTCCACTATAAATCAGGATTGTCAAGGTATCAGTATGCAATTTATGACACCAGCAACAATCTGGTGAGCTCAAGCAACTCAAGGTCGTACAACATTTCGAATCTGCATCCTGGGTACACTATCAATCTTACTAATATTTCAAACAACCGTATCACCTTTGAACACCTTCGATACGATGAGTTTATTCAAGAGAAAGTAAAAGGGTTTCATGACGTCTCTGGCAACTACCGTTTTCATGATGAGATTATTTACTTAGCCGATCAAGGGGTCATCAGTGGCTATTTAAATGGGAACTTCGGTCCTGATGATACCGTAACACGAGCTGCTGCTGCCACAATGATCGGGCGTGCTCTAGATCTCGACGGCACTCAGCGACATACTGATTTCCCTGACGTTCGAGATGGCAATAATGCTTCCGGCTATATTCAAGCAGCCGCCGATTTGGGAATTATTCAGGGTTTCCCGGATGGTACATTCCGGCCGAATGATCGAGTAACACGAGGACAAATGGCTATATTTATCGCCCGTGCATACAACCTCGATACTGAAGCAGAAATGGATTTTTCAGACATGGCTCCTCACATGGCAGCATATGATTCAGTTGCGAAAATCTTATCTGTAAATATTACTCAAGGATTTCCGGACGGAACATTTCGACCGGATAACAGCGTCACGAGAGGCCAGTTTTCAGCATTCCTATCAAGAACGATAAACGAGGATTTCAGATAA
- the ltrA gene encoding group II intron reverse transcriptase/maturase produces the protein MQKRVAIWQRKESKSGMQLIDRVVCPDNLNLAMNRVISNKGNPGVDGMTVDQLEAHVRQYAKPLIAKIQKGTYQPLPVKRVEIPKENGKKRKLGIPAVRDRMVQQAIFQVIEPIIDPHFSPNSYGFRPGKNAKQAIKQAAKYYDEGFKMVVDIDLKSYFDTIPHQKLMNYLEQYIQDPIILKLIWKFLKSGIMIGDNWESSRNGAPQGGNLSPILSNVYLHELDKELERRGHRFVRYADDFCI, from the coding sequence ATGCAGAAGCGTGTAGCAATCTGGCAACGAAAGGAGTCGAAAAGCGGTATGCAATTAATTGACAGAGTGGTCTGTCCGGATAACCTGAATTTGGCGATGAACCGGGTGATTTCCAATAAAGGAAACCCCGGGGTCGACGGGATGACCGTTGACCAACTTGAAGCACATGTTCGCCAATATGCGAAACCATTGATAGCCAAAATCCAAAAAGGGACATATCAACCTTTACCCGTAAAACGGGTAGAGATTCCGAAAGAGAATGGAAAGAAACGCAAATTGGGGATACCGGCAGTCCGGGACCGTATGGTCCAGCAAGCGATTTTTCAAGTTATTGAACCGATAATAGATCCGCACTTCTCTCCAAACAGTTATGGGTTCAGACCGGGTAAAAATGCCAAACAAGCGATTAAACAAGCCGCAAAATATTATGATGAAGGATTCAAAATGGTCGTGGATATCGATCTGAAAAGTTATTTTGATACGATTCCCCATCAAAAGCTGATGAACTATCTTGAACAATATATTCAGGATCCGATCATCTTGAAACTGATCTGGAAGTTTCTTAAAAGCGGGATTATGATAGGGGACAACTGGGAATCTTCAAGAAACGGTGCACCGCAAGGTGGCAACTTATCACCGATTCTCAGCAATGTTTACCTACATGAACTGGATAAGGAATTGGAAAGAAGAGGCCACCGTTTCGTCAGATATGCAGATGACTTTTGCATCTAA
- a CDS encoding S-layer homology domain-containing protein — protein MKKLWCSILTIFMIFSFVQPVSAASFSDLNEEHRFYGELTFLTGKGIIQGFPNGTFRADASITRGQAAIMLGRALELDGSQRKSSFRDVHEQDQASGFIESAVELGIIQGFPDGTYRADEPVKREQMAIFLARAYDLEDAEIDFSDVNTNMIAYDAIRKLFGSAITLGYPDGTFRPQLDISRAEFGAFMYRVMKLEAAPEPAPEPAPEPEPEPEPTPEPVDFLQLNTDYLSPDNNMTVRMNSMEVTEFDDYNLLTIHYTEKNNTEDEVIPSTGFKLFFGDGESEPQYGNFNDIYPGQEVERSYAFLFLKTQEILLLEYAEDNFFTSEPLANSLKWRIADLEPEAEPEPEPEPEPTPEPVDFLQLNTDYLSPDNNMTVRMNSMELTEFDGYYSLTIHYTEKNNTEDEVISSTGFKLFFEDGESAPQYGMFNNLYPGQEVDRSYTFQFLKTQEVLLVEYAEDNFFTSEPLASSLKWRVADLELTPAPEPEPDPEPEPEPEPEPTPEPVDFLQLNTDYLSPDNNMTVRMNSMELTEFDGYYSLTIHYTEKNNTEDEVIPSTGFKLFFENGEPAPQYGMFNNLYPGQEVDRSYTFQFLKTQEVLLVEYAEDNFFTSEPLASSLKWRVADLELTPAPEPEPDPEPEPEPEPEPEPTPEPVDFLQLNTDYLSPDNNMTIRMNSMELTEFDGYYSLTIHYTEKNNTEDEVIPSTGFKLFFENGEPAPQYGMFNNLYPGQEVDRSYTFQYLKTQEVLLVEYAEDNFFTNEPLASSLKWRVAE, from the coding sequence ATGAAAAAATTATGGTGTAGTATTTTAACTATTTTTATGATTTTTTCGTTTGTGCAACCAGTATCTGCAGCCAGTTTTTCAGATTTAAATGAGGAACATCGGTTTTATGGAGAATTAACGTTTCTGACAGGTAAGGGGATTATTCAAGGTTTTCCAAATGGAACATTCCGAGCTGACGCAAGTATTACAAGAGGGCAGGCAGCAATTATGCTGGGGAGAGCACTCGAGTTGGACGGCAGTCAAAGAAAAAGTTCTTTTCGAGATGTGCACGAGCAAGATCAGGCATCAGGCTTTATTGAATCTGCCGTCGAATTGGGTATTATCCAGGGTTTTCCTGATGGTACATACCGAGCTGATGAACCTGTCAAAAGGGAGCAAATGGCTATTTTTTTAGCGAGAGCTTATGATTTAGAGGATGCAGAGATCGATTTTTCAGATGTGAACACCAATATGATAGCTTATGATGCCATCAGAAAATTGTTCGGTTCTGCAATAACATTGGGTTATCCGGATGGGACATTCAGGCCTCAATTGGATATATCCAGAGCAGAGTTTGGGGCGTTCATGTATCGTGTCATGAAACTTGAGGCGGCACCAGAACCGGCACCAGAACCGGCACCAGAGCCAGAACCAGAGCCAGAACCAACACCGGAACCTGTTGATTTTCTGCAGCTAAACACAGATTACCTCTCTCCGGATAACAACATGACGGTGAGAATGAACAGCATGGAAGTAACGGAATTCGATGATTATAATTTGTTGACCATTCATTATACAGAGAAAAATAATACTGAAGATGAAGTGATACCATCCACCGGTTTTAAGTTATTTTTTGGAGACGGTGAATCCGAACCTCAGTATGGAAATTTTAATGACATATATCCGGGACAGGAAGTTGAAAGATCCTATGCATTTTTATTTTTGAAGACCCAGGAGATTCTGCTGTTAGAGTATGCAGAGGACAACTTCTTTACAAGTGAACCTTTGGCCAATTCGTTAAAATGGCGGATTGCAGACTTGGAGCCAGAAGCGGAACCGGAACCAGAACCGGAACCAGAACCAACACCGGAACCTGTTGACTTTCTGCAGCTAAACACAGACTACCTCTCTCCGGATAACAACATGACGGTAAGAATGAACAGCATGGAGTTAACGGAGTTCGATGGTTATTACTCGTTGACGATTCACTACACGGAGAAGAATAATACAGAAGATGAAGTGATATCATCAACCGGTTTTAAACTGTTTTTCGAAGACGGTGAATCGGCGCCTCAATACGGCATGTTTAATAACCTTTACCCGGGTCAGGAAGTTGATAGATCCTATACATTTCAATTTTTAAAGACCCAGGAGGTTCTGCTTGTAGAGTATGCAGAGGACAACTTCTTTACAAGTGAACCTTTGGCCAGTTCGTTAAAATGGCGGGTTGCAGACTTGGAATTAACACCTGCTCCGGAACCAGAGCCGGATCCAGAACCGGAACCAGAGCCGGAACCAGAACCAACACCGGAACCTGTTGATTTTCTGCAGCTAAACACAGATTACCTCTCTCCGGATAACAACATGACGGTAAGAATGAACAGCATGGAGTTAACGGAGTTCGATGGATATTACTCGTTGACGATTCACTACACGGAGAAGAATAATACAGAAGATGAAGTGATACCATCAACCGGTTTTAAACTGTTTTTCGAAAACGGTGAACCGGCGCCTCAATACGGCATGTTTAATAACCTTTACCCGGGTCAGGAAGTTGATAGATCCTATACATTTCAATTTTTAAAGACCCAGGAGGTTCTGCTTGTAGAGTATGCAGAGGACAACTTCTTTACAAGTGAACCTTTGGCCAGTTCGTTAAAATGGCGGGTTGCAGACTTGGAATTAACACCTGCTCCGGAACCAGAGCCGGATCCAGAACCGGAACCAGAGCCAGAACCAGAGCCAGAACCAACACCGGAACCTGTTGATTTTCTGCAGCTAAACACAGATTACCTCTCTCCGGATAACAACATGACGATAAGAATGAACAGCATGGAGTTAACGGAGTTCGATGGATATTACTCGTTGACGATTCACTACACGGAGAAGAATAATACAGAAGATGAAGTGATACCATCAACCGGTTTTAAACTGTTTTTCGAAAACGGTGAACCGGCGCCTCAATACGGCATGTTTAATAACCTTTACCCGGGTCAGGAAGTTGATAGATCCTATACATTTCAATATTTAAAGACCCAGGAGGTTCTGCTTGTAGAGTATGCAGAGGACAATTTCTTTACAAATGAACCTTTGGCCAGTTCGTTAAAATGGCGGGTTGCCGAGTAA
- a CDS encoding IS3 family transposase, protein MRQVFEELHDNYGYPRITKALQKKGVVSNIKK, encoded by the coding sequence ATTCGACAGGTGTTCGAAGAACTTCATGATAATTATGGTTATCCCCGCATCACCAAGGCACTTCAAAAGAAAGGGGTTGTTAGTAATATAAAGAAATAA
- a CDS encoding group II intron maturase-specific domain-containing protein has protein sequence MNQEKSAIGSPTKRKFLGFCIHKSNNETRCRPHHASKAKFKAKLKYLTRRNQANSFDYIILKINQVTTGWINYYGISYMKSFINSIKQWLHHRLRQLIWKQWKKIKTRYKNLMKYGIETEEAWKMANTRKGYWRASKNETLHKAIKIEKLAGWGLKDMSQLYERAYSTY, from the coding sequence GTGAACCAAGAGAAAAGTGCTATAGGATCACCAACGAAACGAAAGTTTCTGGGGTTTTGCATTCACAAAAGTAATAATGAAACCAGGTGCAGACCTCACCACGCCTCCAAGGCGAAGTTCAAAGCCAAACTGAAATATCTGACGAGAAGAAACCAGGCGAACTCCTTCGATTACATTATTCTTAAGATTAACCAGGTGACAACCGGCTGGATCAACTACTATGGCATCAGTTACATGAAATCCTTTATCAACAGCATTAAGCAATGGTTACACCATCGGCTGAGGCAACTGATCTGGAAACAGTGGAAGAAAATTAAAACGAGATACAAGAATTTGATGAAGTATGGCATTGAAACCGAAGAAGCTTGGAAAATGGCAAACACTCGCAAAGGCTATTGGCGTGCCTCCAAGAACGAGACACTGCACAAAGCCATCAAAATAGAAAAGCTCGCAGGGTGGGGACTCAAAGACATGAGTCAACTCTACGAGCGTGCATACTCAACTTATTGA